The DNA window cctccgtcaacaattgtttgtcagggtaaggtcatgcacacccctcaaggaaaatttagtacaaggtgtaatttgactaatataaccctactataccaagaataccaaaagtccacataacttttcaattgaactacactatcattaagggcagaattggaaaaaagtgactaattatttcttgattgtttaaattgacaattaatcttggacatctatttttagtatatctgtcaaacaattgtggacggagggagtataaatatagtttgatttaattgtaccccatagcaaactaTTGTTATTTAACCTCtttcctggtgaatctcgctcgccactctcgttctctccctcgcctctctcgttttttatacaaacgcaagtgtataaagtgtgtNNNNNNNNNNNNNNNNNNNNNNNNNNNNNNNNNNNNNNNNNNNNNNNNNNNNNNNNNNNNNNNNNNNNNNNNNNNNNNNNNNNNNNNNNNNNNNNNNNNNNNNNNNNNNNNNNNNNNNNNNNNNNNNNNNNNNNNNNNNNNNNNNNNNNNNNNNNNNNNNNNNNagatctcgctcgccactctcccagatctcgctctctcactcgcctctcactttatacaaaaactgcaaattgtataaaatgcgtttgtgtttgtataaagcgagaaaaaattgtatatatacatatattttcgttcccctctcctagatctcgctcgccactctcccagatctcgctctctcacttccctctctcactttatacaaaaacgcaaatgtataaaatgcgtgaaaattgtatatatacatatattttcgttctcctcactcgccactctcccagatctcactcgccactctcccagatcttgcccactcactcgcctctctcactttatacaattgatctttttgtatatgtataccaaaacaaattatacaactgctttcttttgtatatgtatagcgaaatatacatatttatgtttgctatggagcgcaattatgcaaagtttgctataacatacaaatatgagttttgtgtttgttatatgtgaaagttgctctctatatatatatattagtaaaaaaGTCCGGGTGTTGCCCGGGCCCAACAAGGGTAAagttatattattgttatatattatgTACTGTTAAATAGTTAGTAAGACTATCTCCAATccatctctattttactctccatactctatatttggagagtaaaatagagaatgagcACTCCAACCCACCACTAAATCACcctttattcttcaaatttagagagttgaatagtagttcttcaaatttggagaacaactattcacactctctatttcactttttcattattttattattatttctattactttctaattaatatattattttacatataattctattaattaaatatctaatattcataattcttttttaaatgtaatatattatttttaaatattatttaatatatgctattttaatttcaaattaatagtatttaattttttttctaattttcatgaataataaaataaaattttattattaattattaattttcattataaagaatacgcaaaattaaaatggcaagatgaaaaaatttaatttataaatacaatacatgatatgataatttaaatacaagttaacaatacaatacataacataataatttaaatacaagataacgatacaatataatacataacataataatttaaatacaagataaaatacaatacataacataataattaattgatcacaacaataatttagaaaTCCGGTAGGTCGTTCCAAATTTAGTACTATtcgaaaaaaaattaggatatgATTCTGAGAATtgttgtgattgtggttgtgacTGCAGTTGTGATGGTATATGATATGAGTTATTATTTAGCTGATGGTATATATCCTAAATGGTCTACAATTGTTCAAACTATTCGTGATCCTCATTCCCAACAGAAGAAATTTTTCGCGATGAAACAAGAATTGTGCCGAAAAGATGTTAAACGTGCATTCAGAGTTTTGCAATCATGTTTTGCGATTATTGCAGGACTGTCACGTTTTTGGAGAAAGGAAGtgctacatgatataatgactacatgtattatactgcacaacatgataattgaggatgaaCGTGATCTCAATGCACAAATTCAAGATGCCGTAGAGGCTCCAACTCCAACTATAGAAATAGTGATAGATGAAAATCTCCGGTTTtaacaatttttagctagacataaaaaattaaggacaaaaatgctcattttgaactccgtaatgcattaatagagcatttatgggagcaacgtaataattttgaaaattgagtgtttatgtaattgtatgtcacttttatttgaatttgtcccctaatttatgtattatattatattttcttgcaatttatgttatttaaaaatttagaataaaaaataattttatatcacattaaaaattatataaagtaattatttaggaaaaaagaaataaaggatttatattatgaaataagaaaataagaatgaaatagaaataataatataatattgaggagagagaaaaagattcatttttagagagtaaaatagagtgttgggttggagttggttgtctgaaaaaatagagaactctatatttggagagtaaaatagaggattggGTTGAAGATGCCCAAGactgttataatatattttgctcataatTGAGCTAATGtattgtctttttaattttaatttcaactagCAAATAAATGTAGTAGATTGATTAGAAATGAAacatatctttctaaatttaagtaaaaataatagaGTAGAGATAATATTAGGGGTGTCAATGGGACGGTTTGattgaatattattaaaaaaatatattatctcacttttttttggttattttataatgtataatctagattttttaaaaaaaattagcctttttttgttgtcttatagatattttaaattattaattattgtaatttatagtactttttatgtaattttttaaataacatatgttactttctatattccaatttatgtgactgataaaattttgagagttcaacaatttttttatatgtcttttaaagattttaaattaataattattgtgatttatagtagtTCTTTTTGTCATTCtcgaataatatatattactttctctgtcccattttatgtctttcaaatattttaacttattaattattataatatataatattatttatatagttctgaaatatataaaacaaatttaaaaatgttaCAAATCCACTTAATTGTGTGGATGTTTCTCTTAATCTATCCTAACGTAATGTAtccatttattatattaattaaatgttatagtaaTGTATTGTCAAATGTTGTAAAAGGATGGTTTAAACATCCTATAAAAGGTAGTCTTCACCCTTAGGAAATACACAACTGAAGAGATTAAAATAAGGCTCTCAACTTTATACTTTCCATCACACTTTGCCTTACTTTCTTATTCAAGTATTCTTGcatttttctcttgttttataacacgttatcagcacgaatCTCTAACCAATTAAGACCTAATTCGGAATTATCTTTTTCCCTaaaaagttaatcaattttcttttcgaGTCAGGTATACATTTATATGTTTATAACATATCTAATAGGACTTACATAAGTCTTTGATCAACGATTTAATTACTGCATATATAACTTGCTTTAGGTATTTGTATGATACTTTACTAGGCATAATAATCAATACGTTTCaggtttatatttttatgttgtttatatgCTAGTAACTTATAACTCTAAATTAAATACTAGGATATATGATAACATGCTAGTTAGAATAATCGtaagtattttaatttcttgtcATAAATTTATGATAAATATTGGTGTGTCATAAAGAATAAtagtattatattaaatatgacTTAAAATCTTACGGTAGCTTTGGCGTTAATAACTATTGAACTAGtaataaatatagtaaaataattagaatATATACCGTTTCATACTTTATGAGTTTACATGCTTTTGTAACATCCCATATTCATGcatatgatatattttatactaattCTTAAtcatttgaaatattaatttatctttcattataaagaaatcaaaatcaTGTTATTAACTCAACTaatttatgatagttttcatcatgTCGAATTTATCAAAGCTTGAATTTGTGGCACTTGACATTTCTGGAAAGAACTATTTGTCATGGGTACTTGATGCTGAAATTCACCTTACCGCTAAGGGTCTTGGTGATTGTATAATCGAAGGAAATAAGGCATCAAGTCAGGATAAAGCGAAAGCTATGATTTTCCTTCGTCATCATCTTGATGAAAGCCTGAAGGTTGAATACTTAACAGTGAAAGATCCACTTGAATTGTGGATAGTTTTGAAAGGGAGGTATGACCACCTCAAGGCAACGGTATTGCCAAAGGCTCGTTATGAGTGGATGCACTTACGGTTTCAAGATCATAAAATCGTAATTGAGTATAACTCTGTTGTATTTAGAATCACTTCctaattaaaattatgtggGGAAGTTATAAAAGATGCGGACATGTTGAAAAAGACACTAACTACTTTCTATGCCTCCAATATGATATTACAAGAGCAATACTGTGAAAAGggttttaaaaaatactctGAATTAATCTCATGCCTTCTGGTGGCTGAGCAGCATAATGaccttttaatgaaaaatcatgaaGCCCGTCCCACTAGAAGTGCTCCATTACCGGAGGCCCACGGGGTAGAAGCACATGGCCAGTCtgaaataaaatagaataatcgGGGCCATGATAATATGCGTGGATGTGGCAAAGGCAAAAGACAATATAATAATCGTCGAGGCGCTGGTCATAACAAAAGGGAGAACAATATGGGTTCTCaaaataatccttcaaaagGCAAGGGCGATCACTGTCATCGTTGTGGCCTTAAAGGTCACTGGAAAAATGAATGTCGGGGGCCTGAGCATTTTGTCAGGCAGTATCAAAATTCCTTTAAAAGGAAAGGGAATAGAGGTGGTGCCTCCTCTTATAGTGCTCGAGTGGGGTCACCTTTGACTCTCAAAGATGATGCTCAGGCAGGGTCTTCTCAAAAATATGATGAGAATATTGAAGCGAATTTAGCATTGAAAGATGATGCTTTTAATGGGCTCGATGATATTACTCATCTAGAAGCTAAGGACTTCTTTGGGGATGGCAACTGAAGATTGATAATTGAACTGGgaaataaataatgtttttttaatgtatttttaatgTCTTCATTAAAGTTTATGTActtaagattttttttgttaaatttcgtacttcttattatgtatttttatttttatgaagataaataaatttttccaGTAAAGTTGGATCCAATATGAGTAATGGAGATATGTGCCTTCTGGATAGTGCCACAACTCATACGATactaagagaaaagaaatatttctcttatttgGTAATGAAAAAGGCATATGTTAATACAATATCCGGTAGTACAAAATTGATTGAGGGTTCTGGAAGAACGACTTTATTACTACCTGGAGGAACATTATTGGTAATTGATAATGCATTgtattgtagtaagtctcaaagaaaCTTGTTAAGTTTCAAGGTTATTCGCCAAAATGGCTATCATGTTGAGACTGCGAATGAAGGAAAGGTTGAATACCTTTATATTACTATAATAAATGCAGAGAAGAAAACTGTGCATGAAAAATTGTCTGCACTTTCTTCTGGGTTGTACCATACAAGTATTGGTACAGTTGAATCACATGCCGTGGTAAATAAAAAGTTTACTGGttctaatgattttatcatttggcaTGACTGGTTAGGCCATCCCGGTTATAATATGATGCGCagaataattgaaaattcacATGGGCATACTTTGAAGAACCAAAATGTTCTTCAATCAAATGAATTCACTTGTGCTGCTTGTACACAAGAAAAGTTGGTTATCAAACCATCATTGGCTAAGGTTGGGATGGAATCCCCTGTATTTATGGAACGGATACAGGGTGATATATGTGGACCTATTCACCTTGCATGTGGACCATTTAAATATNctcctagctagtttgaagtgttggattgctttcctccaaaacttggtatgtcctcatggattcgaggataagatttttaagttcttttgttcatgtaatagacttcttttgattgtaaagggtcgtgtccctacttatgttttgcgactgtgtctaagatggccatgtgagacttagacttccgctgtgtgtttttaaagttgttttaagaagtttaaatgtgtggatgtaaataagtttttttttattccgcactattttcattattgaatgcaatgaatgactatgtggcttgtataagactccttcggggtcgagtacgccttgttacgacttgcgggtgctcctgggtcgtgacaaaccaGTTATCATGATATCTCCCTATTACAATTGATTTTTGGTCAGGAGCCAAACATTTCCCATCTTAGAATATTTGGTTGTGCGGTATATGTTCCAATTACTCCACCACAACGCACAAAGATGGGTCCACAAAGGAGGTTGAGGATATATGTTGGGTATGAATCTCGTTCTATTATAAATATTTGGAACCTAGAACTGGAGATTTATTTACGACAAGGTTTGCTGATtgtcattttgatgaatcagtATACCCAACATTAGGGGGAGAACAAAAACAGTTGGGAAATGAGATAGATTAGAATTCACTTTCACTGTCTCATGTAGACCCTCGAACAAATCAATGTGAGCTAATGCTCAAGTTCGAGTTGATGTCCCGATAGGATAAAATGTTAAGGCAAATGAGTCTGGACCACGCTTAAAACGTGGTAGATCAATTGGTTCCAAGGATAAAAATCCTCGAATAAGGAAAGGAATAAATGATCAAGATGATCATAATATGGAGGCAATCACGCATGAAGAGCTTCGAGACATAATAAATGATGACACTAAAGATGAGGTCCATGTACCagaaaataatgagaatgaggAAATCTTTATAAATTATGTCTCGACGAGAAAAAGGTGGAATCGAAATAATATTGTGGTGGATAATATTTTTGCCTATAATGTTGCAGTTGAAATAATATAACAAGATGAGGATTTGGAGCCAAGATCTGTCAATGAATGTAGACAgagaaatgattggccaaaatgGAAGGAATCAATTCAAACAGAATTGGCTTCACTTGAAAAACGTGAAGTTTTTGGACCAATAGTCTGAACACCTGAAGGTGTCAAGACAATTGGGTACAGTGGGTTTTTGTGCGAAAACGCAATGAAAATGGTAAAGTCGTAAGATAAAAGCACGACTTGTGGCACAAGGATTTTCGCAAAAACCTGACATTGATTATGAGGAGACATATTCTCCTGTGGTAGATGCAATTACCTTCAGGTATCTAATAAATATGACAGTTCATGAAAAGCTTAAAATGCATCTAATGGACGTTGTCACGGCCTATTTATATGGCTCACTAGaccacaatatttttattaaaatccCTGAAGCACTCAAAGTGCCtgaagcatatgaaaattcaaaagaaaattgttcAATAAAGCTTCAGAAATCCTTATATGGGTTAAAACAATCAGGGCGAATGTGGTATAATCGTCTTAGCGAATATTTGCTAAAAGAAGGGTATAAGAATGACCTTATTTgtccttgtatttttatacgaaggtcaaaatatgaatttgtaataatatctgtttatgttgatgacttgaaacAAAGGGTGAAAAGATTCTTGGTGATGAAACACCATATCTTAGTACTATTGGGGCACTAATGTACCTAGCCAACAATACCCGGCCAGATATTTGTTTCGCAGTAAGTTTATTGGCGAGATTCAGCTCATGTCCAACAAGAAGACATTGGAAAGGTGTTAAGCATATATTCAGATATCTTCAAGGAACAATTGATATGGGATTGTTGTATTCTAATGCATCCAAGTCAGAATTGATCGGTTATGCAGATGCTGGCTATTTGTCTGATCCACATAAAGCTCGATCTCAGACAGGCTATTTATTCACATATGGAGGTACAGCTATATCATGGCGTTCGATGAAGCAAATAATAGTtgctacttcttcaaatcatgcagagaTAATAGCCATTCATGAAGCCAGTCGAGAGTGTATATGGTTGAGATCAATGACTCAACACATTTTGCAATTATGCGGTCTTTCTGTGCAAACAAAGACTCCAACAATATTGTACGAAGATAATGTTACTTGCATAGCTCAATTAAAGGGAGGATATATCAAAGGAGACCgaacaaaacatatttcacctaagttttttttcacacatgatcttcaacaaaatggtgagataaatGTTCAACAGATTTGTTCGAGTGATAATCTTGCAAATTTATTCACTAAGGCATTGCCAACGTCAACATTTGAGAAGCTaagatataagattggaatgtGTCGTCTCCaagatatcaaataaatttttcatcAGGGGGAGTAAAATACGCGTTGCACTCTTTTTCCCTTAGCCAAGGTTTTGTCCCTTTGggttttcctggtaaggtttttaatgaggcaacacTCAAGGCGTATTACAAGatgtgtgtactctttttccttcgcTAGGCTTTTTTCCACTGGATTTTTCCTATTAAGATTTTAACAAGGCACATTATCTATaaacatccaagggggagtgttacaAATCCACTTAATTGTGTGGATGTTTCTCTTAATCTATCCTAACGTAATGTAtccatttattatattaattaaatgttatagtaaCGTATTGTCACATGTTGTAAAAGGATGGTTTAAACATCCTATAAAAAGTAGTCTTCACCCTTAGGAAATACACAATTGAAGAGATTAAAATAAGGCTCTCAACTTTATACTTTCCATCACACTTTGCCTTACTTTCTTGTTCAAGTATTCTTTCATTTTCCTCTTgttttacaacaaaaaaaataaaaataaagcaaataaattaaaacggaaaTCAAAAGGTAACAAAGGTAATTAAACACATGAAGAAAGCAATGGAGTGGTTCCATGAAAAAGCAACAGAGTGGGCCCCATTATTATGGCATATAAACATGATTACAAAACAAAGGGTATAATTGTCCAAGCAAAGAACTAAGAAGTGGCTGTGTCTAGAAAAGCAAAGTATTATTAGCTTTGAAAAAAGCATGAAATGACCTAAATAGCCTCAAGTTCCCTATCAATTCCAAATAGCATACATGTTGACAGAGAGGAAGCTGCTTACACAGGTGCCCGTGCTAGCACATGCccaatattttagtattttttttattttaatttatgtgatataggtAAAATTTAGAAAGgtgattaaaatttaatatgatttttagatatttaagttgttaattatttttgtttgtgcAAATTTAATGTGAAAAGGTCCACACTTAAAGTATTTTTCGTCATCGATCATTGATTTTTTACTCAAAGTAGTTACAAGATAtaaatagacattatcgaaattcaaaataataaagtaataacTATAGAATATGactttaaaactaaaagtcacAGCTAAAACGGatttcataatttcaaaaaaatgatacactaattaaattaaagtagaacaaaagaaataaattttaattttttttttgaaaagtagaacaaaagaaataattttttaatttctttgggAAAAAATATACACtgattaaattaaagtagaacaaaagaaataaatttttaatttttttgggaaaaaatatacaatgattaaattaaagtagaacaaaagaaataaatttttaaattttttttcgtAACACGCTGAAGCAAAACTgaaaattatacactaattaaattaaaatagaacaaaagaaataaatttttgaattttttgaaaaaaatatacactgattaaattaaagtagaacaaaaaaaCAGAACTGTTTCTTAtataataagaatatatatatatataaattttcaactGGACATATCCAATTtgaatagaaaataataaattcacttGATATATATTTGCATATTTTTTCCTCCAAGGGCTGCCCTACgtctcttataacatgtaaaaagtcataaaagTATGTCCCTCCCAGCTCTCTGTTGCCATCCATGAGTTACATCTACTAGAGATGGCAATAGGGCGGGCCAGGTTGAGTTTAACCCGCAAAAAAATTAACCTGCCCCGCTCCTCTCCGTGTAAACCCGTCCCTCATGAACCCGTTctgcatatattttttattatttgccTTTTCTTAATTAcatttgatactaaaaataaaattcatataaataaattcattttcgaatttaagttgtattaatttaatagataataacttaaaattttattttttaaaagtcaattgGAAAGCATGTAAGAAACGGAATAGTTTTTTTATgaaacattttcatttactatcttgaatattttagcaactttaaagaaattattttaatgaataatGTTCTATagctcttataacatgtaaaaagttaaacatttttaaaaaccaCTTCAATTTGTCCGGCATCCCACGCAGCCCCGCCTCATTGTCATCCCAACATCTGTCATAAGTTATATCTTAACATGACTAATTAATATTAAGGTGTTCAAGGATTTCTTGCTGGTGTCTGTGATTAATATATACTaggaaaattgttgaatttaagtttACTTATTACCTACCTATTTAATTAGGTCATTCGATTTGGTCATCTCAGCTTTAATTTGTAGTAGTAGAAAACTTCTTTTTTGGAGCTCACAATTTGCTTGTGTGTAGTTCTGACTCCTGAAGAAATTTCATCTCGTGTCACTGTAATCCAAAGTTTACACATTTGTTTCTCCCAGGATAGAGCAGAAATTTATTCTGTAAAAGTGATACTTCAATTTACACAACTTCAGCGAACTCAAAATGCAGAGCAAATAACACGActcaactatatatttttttgtaataaaaacAAATGCAGAGAACAGTTTTGAGGGGAGGAAGAATTCAGATTTCAGTGTCTAAATTACTGATTTGTATGATTTTGAGGGGACATTTGTGCTTTTCGATCATGGTCATTGTTACCAAGCAATAATACGATGAGATTGACTTATATATAGTTAACTGCTTCGCAAATCAAGCTAATGTGAACAAGTGATTTCGCAAAATTGATAAGTACTCTTTAAGGTTTATCTCCTGAAATGAGGTTATGAATTTTTCGGATGAGCAATTATTTAGCATCAATATGTCGATAAGTACTCTGCATAGGAGTTTCTTATTTGAACACTCTCTTTACAAACATTGATATAAACAACTCTGCCATTTCCAGGTTTAAGTAGTTCCATTTTCACCCGAAATCCTGAAGTTATATTTACGTGGATTGGGTAAACACATCTGTAATATTTCAGACATCGAGATGTAGAACAACTTCCCTCTCATAGGTCGCCCTGGTTCTGACATGCGCTAGTGAAATTAGTTGAGTATACTAATCTTATGACAATCAACCAGACTCGAAAAAAATGTAGTATGAGGACTATTTTATTATACTTCATTACCACGCGTACTTTTCTCTTTTGTAGATAAGTGTACTATATTTCATTGCTCTAATGAATTAGTGATTAAAGTCGTAGTGTATATTATAAGTATACTATTGTTCGGTCTCACAGAGCTTAAGTAAAGAAACCAGGACCAGAACAAAGATCATCTGTGACAT is part of the Solanum stenotomum isolate F172 chromosome 8, ASM1918654v1, whole genome shotgun sequence genome and encodes:
- the LOC125873452 gene encoding uncharacterized protein LOC125873452, producing MSNLSKLEFVALDISGKNYLSWVLDAEIHLTAKGLGDCIIEGNKASSQDKAKAMIFLRHHLDESLKVEYLTVKDPLELWIVLKGRYDHLKATVLPKARYEWMHLRFQDHKIHNDLLMKNHEARPTRSAPLPEAHGVEAHGQSEIK
- the LOC125873453 gene encoding uncharacterized protein LOC125873453, yielding MSNGDMCLLDSATTHTILREKKYFSYLVMKKAYVNTISGSTKLIEGSGRTTLLLPGGTLLVIDNALYCSKSQRNLLSFKVIRQNGYHVETANEGKVEYLYITIINAEKKTVHEKLSALSSGLYHTSIGTVESHAVVNKKFTGSNDFIIWHDWLGHPGYNMMRRIIENSHGHTLKNQNVLQSNEFTCAACTQEKLVIKPSLAKVGMESPVFMERIQGDICGPIHLACGPFKYXPS
- the LOC125873454 gene encoding secreted RxLR effector protein 161-like, whose amino-acid sequence is MYLANNTRPDICFAVSLLARFSSCPTRRHWKGVKHIFRYLQGTIDMGLLYSNASKSELIGYADAGYLSDPHKARSQTGYLFTYGGTAISWRSMKQIIVATSSNHAEIIAIHEASRECIWLRSMTQHILQLCGLSVQTKTPTILYEDNICSSDNLANLFTKALPTSTFEKLRYKIGMCRLQDIK